In one window of Gossypium arboreum isolate Shixiya-1 chromosome 4, ASM2569848v2, whole genome shotgun sequence DNA:
- the LOC108459069 gene encoding uncharacterized protein LOC108459069, whose translation MVATEYERCVLFEDDFRNNLMVLIAPQREHEFVLLVEKTKIAEEVKRGERQNHDRGKAKRDTEPSNVGMRPTKKARSDELVRVGPTVAPAGLAICKLCNRRHPTECWRSIGACLRCGSSEHRIKGCPLRTNQMQAPGTETAQPPRGRDIGSTYSYVASTVSNTLGLSFESTSSKITVVSPLGQLLVEHRVSLDCAEKKIVLRTKKDIEVVMIEERRDYLTNVISALVAEKLVKKGCKAYLAYISVADSEDSSVKNIRTVREFPDVFPKELSRLPLNRKVEFRIELFPGTALVSIAPYRMAPKELTELKLKFRSYWIAPVLIQPEPGKDFVVYSDTSHVGLGCVLIQDGKVVAYASCQLKIHQTNYPTHDLELAAVVFALKI comes from the exons ATGGTGGCAACTGAGTATGAGCGCTGTGTCCTTTTTGAGGACGACTTTAGGAATAACTTGATGGTcctgatagctccgcagagggagcatgAGTTTGTTTTGTTGGTCGAGAAGACTAAGATTGCGGAGGAGGTTAAACGCGGTGAGCGCCAGAACCATGATAGAGGGAAGGCTAAGAGGGATACAGAGCCTTCAAATGTTGGGATGAGGCCCAcgaaaaaggccagatctgatgAGCTCGTAAGAGTTGGGCCTACTGTTGCACCTGCTGGGTTGGCGATTTGCAAGCTTTGTAATAGACGCCATCCGACCGAGTGTTGGAGGTCTATTGGAgcttgtcttagatgtgggtcttcTGAGCATCGTATTAAGGGCTGTCCATTGAGGactaatcagatgcaagctccggGTACTGAGACTGCACAGCCACCTAGGGGTCGAG ATATAGGCTCTACATATTCTTACGTAGCTAGTACAGTGTCTAATACCTTGGGGTTATCATTTGAGAGCACTTCTAGTAAGATAACAGTGGTGAGTCCGTTGGGGCAGTTG CTGGTTGAACACCGAGTGAGTCTAGATTGCGCTGAAAAGAAGATTGTTCTGAGAACCAAGAAGGATATCGAGGTAGTCATGATTGAGGAACGACGGGATTATCTAACCAATGTGATATCTGCTTTGGTGGCAGAAAAGTTAGTAAAGAAGGGGTGCAAGGCGTACTTGGCGTATATTAGTGTTGCTGATTCTGAGGACTCTTCAGTTAAGAACATCCGAACGGTGAGGGAATTTCCAGATGTTTTTCCAAAGGAACTATCGCGATTACCTCTGAATCGTAAGGTAGAATTCAGGATTGAGTTGTTTCCAGGCACAGCTctggtgtctatcgccccttaccgaatggcaccgaaggagttgacGGAACTTAAGCTCAAATTTAGGAGCTATTGGATC GCACCTGTTCTGATTCAGCCTGAACCGGGTAAGGACTTCGTGGTATACAGTGATACGTCCCATGTGGGTCTGGGTTGTGTGCTGATACAGGATGGCAAGGTTGTTGCGTATGCGTCTTGTCAGCTCAAGATTCACCAGACAAATTATCCAACGCACGATTTGGAACTAGCTGCAGTGGTCTTTGCTCTTAAGATCTAG
- the LOC108459070 gene encoding uncharacterized protein LOC108459070: MADALSHKAATDLRAMFTKLSLFDDRSLLAKLQVKPTWVNQIRDKQMRDKYLELCFCQVEDGAMTNFEINSDGVLCFHDQICVQNDEDLRLSILREAHSSPYAMHPSGNKMYQDLREFYWWSRVKCEITNFVARCLTCQQTELGEQRVLGDRRVLVSELVAETEDKVCLIREHLKAASDRQKSYTNLKRKDIEYSVGDMRVGPVTYQLELPPELDRIHDMFHVLMLRRYRSNPTQIVPVKEIEVRPDLTFEEDPVQILDCGIKVLRKKSIPLVKVLWRNHSTEEATWEPEDSMCQQYPHLFCGYGFTVCV; the protein is encoded by the exons ATGGCCGATGCATTAAGCCATAAAGCTGCGACTGATCTGAGAGCGATGTTCACTAAACTGAGTCTCTTTGATGACAGGAGTTTGTTGGCAAAACTTCAAGTTAAACCAACCTGGGTTAATCAGATCAGGGATAAGCAGATGAGGGATAAATATTTGGAGTTGTGTTTCTGTCAGGTAGAGGATGGTGCAATGACCAATTTTGAGATTAATAGTGATGGGGTATTGTGCTTTCATGATCAGATCTGTGTACAGAATGATGAAGATTTGAGACTGTCAATTTtgagggaggcgcatagtagcccttatgctatgcatcctagtggGAACAAGATGTATCAGGATCTGCGAGAGTTTTACTGGTGGTCAAGAGTGAAATGTGAGATTACCAACTTTGTTGCACGCTGTTTGACGTGTCAGCAG actgagttgggtgagcaacGAGTTTTGGGTGACCGACGAGTTTTGGTTTCGGAGTTGGTAGCAGAAACTGAGGATAAAGTCTGTTTGATTCGAGAGcatctgaaagcagcttctgatagacagaagtcctataCTAATCTGAAGAGGAAGGACatcgagtattctgtgggggacatg CGAGTAGGACCAGTCacatatcagttggagctacctccagagttagaccgcATACACGATATGTTCCACGTCTTGATGTTGAGACGCTATCGCTCTAATCCCACACAAATTGTGCCTGtgaaggagattgaggttagaccagatctaACATTCGAGGAGGATCCAGTTCAGATCCTTGATTGCGGCATTAAGGTTTTGCGTAAGAAATCTATTcctttagtaaaggtgttatggcggaatcatagcactgaggaggccactTGGGAGCCGGAGGATTCGAtgtgtcagcagtatcctcatctttTCTG